The Vicia villosa cultivar HV-30 ecotype Madison, WI linkage group LG1, Vvil1.0, whole genome shotgun sequence genome includes a region encoding these proteins:
- the LOC131642109 gene encoding protein trichome birefringence-like 2, with translation MFFFTMDSNRFSFSEPFLPHRRKVFYEFSLCVGASLLLCSLFFFSNSLKVPKNPVFLSVFNSSNINSSFVSQPFSLNSTNHSCISQNNASEEGSVVFGRTNEVNLSSVGVGTHGDMKKNFSFMSSNVTNDGSYNGNTSIVEVRNEGDFVRDKNVSLITHSDDQMENMEVGFLDEKCDIFDGKWIRDYSKPYYPLGSCPFIDRDFNCHLNGRVDLEYVKWKWKPNKCHIPSMNATDFLERLRGQRLVFVGDSLNRNMWESLVCILRQSVRNKKHVFEISGKREFKKKGVYAFRFEDYNCSVDFVASPFLVRESSFKGKNGSFETLRLDLMDHTTTRYQDANILVFNTGHWWTHDKTSKGEDYYQEGNRVHPRLKALDAYMRALTTWAKWVDGKINTNETQVFFRGYSFTHFWGGQWNSGGQCHEETEPIYNETYLQKYPSKMRAVEHVIENMKTEVVYMNISRLTDYRKDGHPSVYRKDYKTAVMQNSSSLYEDCSHWCLPGVPDTWNELLYVSLLKYGKGIWKV, from the exons ATGTTCTTTTTCACTATGGATTCTAATAGATTTTCATTCTCAGAACCATTTCTACCACACAGAAGAAAGGTTTTTTATGAGTTCAGTTTATGTGTTGGAGCTTCTTTGCTTTTgtgttctcttttcttttttagtAACTCACTCAAAGTTCCTAAAAATCCAGtctttctttctgttttcaataGTTCTAACATAAATTCTTCATTTGTTTCACAACCCTTCTCTTTGAATAGTACTAATCACTCTTGTATATCTCAGAACAATGCTTCTGAAGAAGGTAGTGTTGTTTTTGGTAGGACTAATGAAGTAAATTTGTCTAGTGTGGGAGTTGGAACACATGGTGACATGAAGAAGAACTTTAGTTTTATGAGTTCTAATGTGACCAATGATGGTTCATACAATGGAAATACTAGTATTGTTGAGGTAAGGAATGAAGGGGATTTTGTTAGGGATAAGAATGTGAGTTTGATCACTCATAGTGATGACCAAATGGAGAATATGGAGGTTGGTTTTTTAGATGAAAAGTGTGATATCTTTGATGGAAAGTGGATAAGAGATTATTCAAAACCATATTATCCTTTAGGTTCTTGTCCCTTCATTGATAGAGATTTTAATTGTCATCTTAATGGGAGGGTTGATCTTGAATATGTAAAATGGAAGTGGAAGCCAAATAAATGTCATATTCCAAG TATGAATGCAACTGATTTTCTGGAGAGATTACGCGGTCAGAGGCTTGTTTTTGTTGGAGATTCATTGAACAGGAACATGTGGGAGTCTCTTGTTTGTATACTTCGACAAAGCGTCCGGAACAAGAAACATGTTTTCGAAATTTCGGGGAAAAGGGAATTTAAAAAGAAAGGTGTCTATGCTTTTAGATTTGAG GATTACAATTGTTCAGTTGATTTTGTTGCTTCACCGTTTCTCGTTCGAGAATCGAGTTTCAAAGGCAAAAATGGTTCATTTGAGACATTAAGATTGGATTTGATGGATCACACAACTACAAGGTATCAGGATGCGAATATTTTAGTCTTCAATACAGGCCATTGGTGGACTCATGATAAAACATCAAAAGG AGAAGATTATTATCAAGAAGGAAACCGCGTACATCCAAGACTCAAGGCTTTGGACGCTTATATGAGGGCTTTAACCACTTGGGCTAAGTGGGTAGATGGAAAAATCAACACCAACGAAACGCAGGTTTTCTTTCGAGGATACTCATTTACTCATTTCTG GGGTGGACAATGGAACTCAGGTGGACAATGCCATGAAGAAACTGAACCGATATATAACGAAACTTATTTACAAAAGTATCCTTCAAAAATGCGTGCGGTGGAGCATGTaattgaaaatatgaaaaccgAAGTGGTGTATATGAACATAAGTAGACTTACAGATTACAGAAAAGACGGGCATCCTTCAGTATACCGAAAAGATTATAAGACAGCGGTGATGCAGAACTCTTCTTCGCTATACGAAGATTGCAGCCATTGGTGCTTACCTGGTGTACCAGATACTTGGAATGAATTGTTATATGTCTCTCTCTTAAAATATGGAAAGGGAATTTGGAAAGTCTGA
- the LOC131642102 gene encoding cysteine-rich receptor-like protein kinase 3, with product MLIQQQQQKKKKFIHFLTSMSSSPYLNFTLLLIYYFTSPTLSSDPGATKVLLLCTNKTAASMPFRKLFISNFLSAMDSLTPLISKQRYAAVSNGARNATVFAYGECIKDRSQSDCNICIAQCKTQILSCLPFQKGTRGGRLLFDGCYLRYDEYSFFNESLGNQDSTVCGNETRNSVYEGNVLELVRNLSVLAPKNDGFSVGFVDRKNVTVYGLAQCWKFVTGGNCRRCLEDAVTRIGSSCRSKEEGRALNSGCYLRYSPNKFYDNSTTSDVTAGNHGHRKMAIILAASSAVLALLLVAATMVFFIRKNVMRKRRERKQFGTLLDTVNKSKLNVPYEILEKATNYFNDDNKLGQGGSGSVYKGVMPDGNTVAVKRLSFNSTQWVDHFFNEVNLISGVHHKNLVKLLGCSITGPESLLVYEYVPNQSLYDYLSVRRICQPLSWEVRYKIILGIAEGLAYLHEESHVRIIHRDIKLSNILLEDDFTPRIADFGLARLFPEDNSHISTVVAGTLGYMAPEYVIRGKLSEKADVYSFGVLVVEIVSGKKNSSYVLNSSSILQTVWNLYGSNKLTDIVDPILEGNFSADEACLMLRIGLLCAQATAELRPSMSVVVKMINNNHEISQPTQPPFIYSSSSELSKSVSQRRRNFLPQSNTQSSGDTMTESLVDPSMELSLLKSPN from the exons ATGCttatccaacaacaacaacagaaaaaAAAGAAGTTTATTCATTTTCTAACTTCAATGTCTTCTTCACCATATTTAAATTTCACTCTCCTCTTAATATACTATTTCACATCACCAACACTTTCTTCTGATCCCGGAGCAACAAAAGTTCTTTTACTATGCACAAACAAAACCGCAGCCTCAATGCCATTCCGCAAACTTTTCATATCAAACTTCCTCTCAGCAATGGACTCATTAACTCCCTTAATCTCAAAACAACGATACGCCGCCGTTTCAAACGGAGCGCGTAACGCCACTGTCTTCGCCTACGGCGAGTGCATAAAAGACCGCTCTCAATCAGATTGTAACATCTGCATAGCACAGTGCAAAACACAGATACTAAGCTGTTTGCCTTTTCAGAAAGGTACACGTGGAGGAAGGTTGTTGTTCGACGGTTGTTACCTTAGGTACGATGAATACAGTTTCTTTAACGAGAGTCTTGGTAATCAAGACTCGACCGTGTGTGGAAATGAAACTAGGAATAGTGTTTATGAAGGTAATGTTTTGGAGTTGGTGAGGAATTTGAGTGTGTTGGCGCCGAAAAACGATGGATTTTCGGTTGGTTTTGTTGATAGGAAGAATGTAACGGTTTATGGTTTGGCTCAGTGTTGGAAGTTTGTTACTGGTGGTAACTGTCGTAGATGTTTGGAAGATGCTGTTACTAGGATTGGTTCTTCGTGTCGGAGTAAAGAAGAAGGTAGGGCTTTGAATTCTGGTTGTTATTTGAGGTATTCACCAAACAAGTTCTATGACAATTCAACTACTAGTGATGTAACTGCTGGAAATCACG GACACCGAAAAATGGCTATAATTTTGGCTGCGTCTTCAGCTGTCTTGGCTCTTCTTTTGGTTGCTGCAACAATggttttctttataagaaagaatgTAATGAGGAAAAGAAGAG AGAGAAAACAATTTGGGACACTTTTGGACACAGTGAACAAATCCAAGCTAAATGTTCCATATGAAATTCTTGAAAAGGCAACAAATTACTTCAATGATGACAATAAACTAGGACAAGGAGGATCAGGTTCAGTTTATAAA GGAGTTATGCCAGATGGAAATACTGTGGCTGTTAAAAGGCTTAGTTTTAACTCGACGCAATGGGTGGATCATTTCTTCAATGAGGTTAATTTGATTAGTGGAGTTCATCACAAAAATCTTGTCAAGCTTTTGGGATGCAGCATTACAGGACCTGAAAGCCTTCTTGTTTATGAATATGTGCCTAACCAGAGCCTCTATGATTACCTATCTG TTAGAAGGATTTGTCAACCTCTTAGTTGGGAAGTGAGGTACAAGATCATATTGGGAATTGCAGAAGGCCTGGCTTACCTTCATGAAGAATCACATGTGAGAATCATTCATAGAGATATAAAATTAAGCAACATTCTTCTTGAGGACGATTTCACACCCAGGATTGCTGATTTTGGACTAGCTAGATTGTTTCCAGAAGACAATTCTCACATAAGCACGGTTGTCGCTGGGACACT GGGTTATATGGCTCCTGAGTACGTAATTCGCGGGAAATTGAGTGAGAAAGCAGATGTTTATAGCTTTGGAGTTCTAGTTGTCGAAATTGTATCCGGCAAAAAAAACAGCTCCTATGTTCTGAATTCATCTTCTATCCTACAAACG GTTTGGAATCTTTATGGATCAAATAAGCTAACTGACATAGTCGATCCAATCCTAGAGGGAAACTTTTCTGCCGACGAAGCATGCCTAATGCTTCGGATAGGATTGCTTTGTGCACAAGCAACTGCAGAGTTGAGACCTTCAATGTCAGTAGTTGTTAAAATGATTAATAACAATCATGAAATTTCTCAGCCAACGCAACCTCCCTTTATTTATTCGAGTAGCTCTGAACTCAGCAAATCGGTTTCACAAAGACGACGTAATTTTCTTCCACAATCCAACACTCAATCTTCAGGCGATACAATGACCGAAAGCTTGGTTGACCCTAG CATGGAATTGTCcttacttaaatctcctaattga